From the genome of Anopheles moucheti chromosome 3, idAnoMoucSN_F20_07, whole genome shotgun sequence, one region includes:
- the LOC128305818 gene encoding nuclear hormone receptor HR78: MKIMKLEGGMHLQQQLSSGSGSSAHGGNLLEDKSYQSSHHQQLQQNSVSIELCLVCGDRASGRHYGAISCEGCKGFFKRSIRKQLGYQCRGSMNCEVTKHHRNRCQYCRLQKCLACGMRSDSVQHERKPIIDKKDGQMGPNPNSKYNPHRNKEYHHSGSAKSDSKSAVASSSSVSSAAAAASFLNYLPGFSLADFTANLSKRTFGDKSIGRDGVSSERPAASSSVGHQFASAGAAGVGTGAGGSGMSGSPYGSLQSLKMEVPDGRQTGQELGNVSTSAADSIAALIGLNTTAAVAAVAMSSATLGATTPSAAAAAAAAASLLGADTTVDRSGDGGGGGGGGSGVGLRGSNSNVSSGGAHFPSLAMDTSETGSLDKSLLCSSLEFLQNMEQELNSSLNNNFGIKSELNNSSDEVCIEFDYGGIGRGEAVLTESCVAFDIQVPNVLPNYLSVHYVCETGSRLLFATVNWMKKNHVFQMLSDGFQGELVRQVWPELFMIGLAQSSGQLSFNTIMLALIQYMRTVILNKKYSVDVINYLMKYVLLIQEFVNDLQKMNLTDQEYAYLRLLSIFNPDNALQDKEKNQHLVKLQEHILVEFREYYRDRHARLASSESEENLRATEEDENEEDDVDYYERSQNRHHHRQHQHRGASDSDHTRDQVQGEQRLMKLLLKLPTLRALNSKCDLEDLFFNNLIGQVQIDSVLTYVMQTNDGAISFSNLVQKYESLGGNSNNGIPTAMDSDE; this comes from the exons ATTATGAAGCTAGAGGGAGGCATGcatctgcagcagcagcttagCAGTGGCAGTGGCTCATCGGCCCACGGTGGCAATCTTCTCGAGGACAAATCCTACCAATCGTCCCATCatcagcagctgcagcaaaaCAGTGTCAGCATCGAGCTGTGTCTGGTGTGTGGTGATCGGGCCTCCGGTCGGCACTATGGTGCGATCAGCTGTGAAGGCTGCAAAGGCTTCTTCAAGCGCTCGATCCGGAAGCAGCTCGGCTACCAGTGCCGCGGGTCAATGAACTGCGAGGTTACGAAGCACCACCGGAACCGATGCCAGTATTGTCGGCTGCAAAAGTGTCTCGCCTGCGGTATGCGCAGCGATT CCGTCCAGCACGAGCGTAAACCGATCATCGACAAGAAGGACGGCCAGATGGGACCGAACCCGAACAGCAAGTACAATCCACACCGGAATAAAGAGTACCATCACAGTGGAAGCGCCAAGAGTGATTCGAAAAGTGCGGTTGCATCGTCCTCTTCCGTATCGTcggcagcagctgctgccTCGTTTCTGAATTACCTGCCCGGGTTTAGTTTGGCAGATTTTACCGCAAACCTTAGCAAGCGTACGTTCGGTGACAAATCGATCGGTCGCGATGGGGTGTCGTCGGAACGACCGGCTGCATCCAGCTCGGTTGGACATCAATTTGCTTCTGccggtgctgctggtgttggaACTGGTGCGGGTGGTAGTGGAATGTCCGGTAGTCCGTACGGAAGTTTACAATCACTTAAGATGGAAGTGCCGGACGGTCGGCAAACGGGGCAGGAGCTGGGGAATGTGTCCACCAGTGCGGCCGATTCAATTGCAGCATTGATCGGATTGAACACGACGGCAGCCGTAGCAGCGGTAGCAATGTCGAGTGCTACGCTGGGTGCTACGACGCCCAgtgcggcagcagcagcagccgcagctgCTTCTCTGCTTGGCGCCGATACCACCGTCGATAGGAGTGGTGATGGTGGAGGCGGCGGCGGAGGTGGTAGTGGAGTTGGATTGCGTGGAAGCAATTCGAATGTGTCGTCCGGAGGAGCTCATTTTCCGTCCCTTGCGATGGATACCAGTGAGACAGGCTCGCTGGATAAATCGTTACTGTGCAGCTCGCTGGAGTTCCTCCAAAACATGGAGCAAGAGCTGAACAGCAGCCTCAACAACAATTTTGGGATTAAGTCTGAactgaacaacagcagcgacGAGGTGTGCATTGAGTTCGATTACGGTGGAATTGGACGAGGAGAAGCCGTACTGACCGAGAGTTGCGTGGCGTTCGACATTCAGGTGCCAAACGTGCTGCCTAACTATTTGAGTGTGCACTACGTGTGTGAGACCGGTTCGAGGTTGCTGTTTGCAACGGTTAACTGGATGAAGAAGAATCACGTCTTCCAGATGCTCAG TGACGGATTTCAAGGTGAGCTGGTGCGCCAGGTATGGCCGGAGCTGTTTATGATCGGTTTGGCACAGAGCAGTGGTCAGCTTTCGTTCAACACGATCATGCTGGCACTGATCCAGTACATGAGAACGGTCATCCTCAATAAGAAATATAGCGTCGACGTGATTAACTACCTGATGAAGTACGTTCTGCTGATACAGGAGTTCGTGAACGATCTGCAGAAGATGAATCTGACCGATCAGGAATACGCTTATTTGCGATTACTATCGATTTTCAATCCCG ATAACGCACTGCAAGATAAGGAAAAGAACCAACACCTGGTAAAGTTACAGGAGCACATACTGGTCGAATTTCGGGAATATTATCGCGATCGACACGCCCGGCTTGCGAGTAGTGAAAGTGAGGAAAACCTTCGCGCTACCGAGGAggatgaaaatgaagaagatgatgTCGATTATTACGAGCGTAGCCAGAACCGTCACCATCATCGACAACATCAGCACCGCGGCGCCAGTGATAGTGATCATACGCGTGATCAGGTACAGGGCGAACAGCGGTTGATGAAGCTACTGTTAAAGCTACCGACACTGCGCGCACTGAACTCGAAGTGCGATCTGGAGGATCTGTTCTTTAACAATCTAATCGGCCAAGTACAGATCGATAGCGTGCTTACGTACGTGATGCAAACGAACGATGGGGCAATATCGTTTTCAAATCTTGTACAAAAGTACGAATCACTCGgaggcaacagcaacaacggtATCCCAACGGCGATGGATAGTGACGAGTAG